The Chryseobacterium indicum genome includes a window with the following:
- a CDS encoding IS4 family transposase, which yields MFLRHSTKYTNTSQDYKIIELDSVLEHNFETKINKARLKFISLLILALCKVKTVNYLSLANAFDSNATAESSFRRIQRFMANFDLPMKLISGFIFNILPEKENLVLVLDRTNWKFGSSNINILMLGICYKNIAIPIMFRTLDKRGNSDTTERIELIRQFITWFGRDCINCLLADREFVGHHWLEFLNKNNIRYYIRLRKNFKVFCFDRNQEKPVFWLFNKLKKGEFYHHPKIVKINDVLCYVSGVKGFDKEGKLDTLILVSFNKPEESWEYYKKRWQIETLFKAFKSSGFNIESTHVTDQKRLEKLFMIVMIALVWCYKIGDFVDQNIKAIKIKKHQRKALSVFKYGLNHLNNILMNRLNKMNINVLQFLSCT from the coding sequence ATACCAATACCAGTCAAGATTATAAAATTATAGAATTAGATTCAGTTTTAGAGCATAATTTTGAAACAAAAATCAATAAAGCCCGATTGAAATTTATTTCACTTTTGATTTTAGCTTTATGTAAAGTAAAAACAGTTAATTATCTGTCTTTGGCTAATGCTTTTGACAGTAATGCCACAGCGGAAAGTTCCTTCCGGAGAATACAAAGGTTTATGGCAAATTTTGATTTGCCCATGAAGTTGATTTCCGGTTTTATATTTAATATTTTGCCTGAAAAGGAAAATCTGGTTTTGGTGCTGGATCGTACTAACTGGAAGTTTGGAAGTTCCAATATCAATATCCTGATGCTTGGAATCTGCTATAAAAATATTGCTATTCCAATCATGTTCAGAACATTAGATAAAAGAGGTAATTCTGATACCACAGAAAGAATAGAATTAATAAGACAGTTCATCACCTGGTTTGGCAGGGATTGTATTAATTGCTTACTGGCGGACAGAGAATTTGTAGGGCATCACTGGCTGGAGTTTTTAAACAAAAACAACATAAGGTATTATATTCGGCTAAGGAAAAACTTCAAGGTATTTTGCTTTGATAGAAATCAGGAAAAACCTGTGTTTTGGCTGTTTAACAAATTAAAGAAAGGCGAGTTTTATCATCATCCGAAAATAGTGAAAATCAACGATGTTCTATGCTATGTATCTGGTGTGAAGGGGTTTGACAAAGAGGGTAAATTAGATACTTTAATTCTGGTTTCCTTTAATAAACCAGAAGAATCTTGGGAGTATTATAAAAAAAGATGGCAGATAGAAACTCTTTTTAAAGCTTTTAAAAGCAGCGGATTTAATATTGAAAGCACACATGTGACTGACCAGAAGAGATTAGAAAAATTATTTATGATCGTAATGATAGCCTTAGTTTGGTGTTACAAGATTGGTGATTTTGTAGATCAGAATATTAAAGCCATAAAAATAAAAAAACACCAAAGAAAAGCCTTAAGTGTTTTTAAATATGGGTTAAATCATCTCAACAACATACTTATGAATAGGTTAAATAAAATGAATATCAATGTATTACAATTTTTGTCATGTACTTAG